The DNA sequence CCAGTCGTATTGTTGGACCAAACTTGATTTGAGTAAGTTCCTTATCTATATCAGTAGTCCGAGCATAAACCAAAGCCTTTTTAGGTTTATACCGGTATAAATTTTCTTTTATTATTGCCTTTTGATTTAGTTCTACCTCATACAAATATTTTGTTCCTTTACTTACAATCTCTAATTTAAAAGATGTATTACTTTTTTTAGATTCTTCATTTCCTAAAAAAGGTTTTAAATTGTCAAACTGGACAGTTTTGTCTGGTAAAGGTTTAACAACTAAGTTCCGTAAAAAATTAAGAGCTTCCAGTATTGTAGTCTTTCCTGAAGCGTTTGGGCCATAAATAATTGCTAACTTCAATAAACGCAGTTTTGGGGTAGGAGTAGCAATATAATATTCCTCAAGTTCATCCGATTTAGTAGCTTCAAAGGACAAGGTGATTTCATCTTTAATAACCTTAAAGTTTTTAACTGAAAATTTGATTATCATAAAATTTGCTCCTAAAATTTGCAACTTTCTGGTAAGTTTATATATAAAATTTTTATATGTCAAGCTTTTATTTTTTATTTTTTTCATATTATTATGGAAGCGCAGAAGACAAGTAGCCATCTAACAGTTTTTCTGGCTTTTTTTAACTAGAAACCGGTCAATAAAGATGGTGAAATTGCTTCATAGGGGTAAGCCAAGAGCCAAAAAGGTTGCTCAAGGAATGGTTATTCCCAGTGGTTATACCACTTACTGGTTTAAAATTGCGGTTTGGCTTATCAAAATGTTCTTCAGATTGAATTTTTGCCATTATTATGGATTAATGTAATAAAAATGAGTTTATCAACAGTCTGTAAAGACGCAACCCTTATTACTTAGTTTAACATTGTAATTTAAAGGTTGTCGCCTGACCACAGGTTAAATGGCGCTGTTTTCCTTTCTGCGATGGCACTTCTTTTTATAGAAAAGAAATTATCAATTCCTTCCAAAAGTAAGTATACTCTACTCTTTGCACGGGTAATAGCTGTGTAGATTAACTCCTTTGATAAAAGCCTTCCAGACTTTGG is a window from the Bacteroidales bacterium genome containing:
- a CDS encoding ATP-binding domain-containing protein translates to MFSPKNAEAYLNKDEVEHAFCITVHKAQGSERDKTILVFPKSGRLLSKELIYTAITRAKSRVYLLLEGIDNFFSIKRSAIAERKTAPFNLWSGDNL